Proteins encoded within one genomic window of Vanrija pseudolonga chromosome 3, complete sequence:
- the kin1 gene encoding Protein kinase kin1 — translation MERVGRSVTTAYSPLPNHLQHSASNDSMAATNGVHTPSYGGVVNTGVEWEWVVHADGTKSRTPSRSPHRGLPEPHRSMSNPLDAATTTAAAGELAAPVAPASASAHAFSAHPSAHPHEPTISEEASAYVGRSVAQSQPSPALPPSQPSQQRAALAAAAQASPSPRPQGSSARASSQPAALAPPNASGGGGSGGGGSTRDAAASGAAPPKRMRQYRQAGDWILQKTLGQGSMGKVKLGVNVNTQERCAVKIVPRHRDDPKSSSHSSKSKDESKEIRTVREASISLLLHHPYICGMRDFLVHHNHYYMVFEYIDGGQMLDYIIAHGRLRERAARKFARQIGSALDYCHHNNIVHRDLKIENILISNNGNIKIIDFGLSNLYSPRSHLSTFCGSLYFAAPELLNARLYTGPEVDIWSFGIVLYVLVCGKVPFDDQSMPALHAKIKRGLAEYPAWLSNDCKALLQRMLNTNPAERATLAEVLNHPWMTKGYDGRPDSHLIQREPLRAEDVDRDVVKRMQGFTFGTPDEIYDNLQKTLLSEPYLRCVSAWEARRETRRANATQGANGSSHSPSSAAGASGLDSESPKKKRFSGFDLKKKLFKEEKKPEEVVVPAKEPVDPSSGFDPLISIYFLAREKKERAKVYGDTHFASSRASLDEAAPTTSNYNINLPNLAAPPSAHGSGFEQGVPGSPRDNANLQPHGRLPGGELPPTAPMQHPSADGARSNIADVPAAVHRRGPSQAATAALSSTSQPPITTVQLTTDNVDNKRRSSQDNKHERRTSMGSLSNTMGRTSLSRHTSQRTNTPAQPVTPPDWSTTLGVIQDKSGGIRPVGSAEVDEVEAAEVAMIDVKSVYLRGLFSVSTTSTKSARTLLRDISGVLERVGIKYRPIRGGFECIHAPSIDLTSVVHGDEARSSLHVPPGAQSLESSPSKNKLALRKPEAVASTVTSRGDSSSPALHDRGGSSGTVGVDSTSLPRRVDLDDGDAWGAQFGAGSALTVRFEVFVVKVPWLPLHGIQFRRVGGDGWQYQQLAKTILREMRL, via the exons ATggagcgtgtcggccgctCGGTCACCACGGCATATTCCCCCCTCCCTAATCACCTACAACACTCTGCCAGTAACGATTCAATGGCGGCCACCAACGGCGTTCATACGCCGAGCTatggcggcgtcgtcaaCACTGGCGTAGAATGGGAATGGGTCGTCCACGCAGATGGCACAAAAAG TCGAACCCCTTCCAGGTCACCGCATCGTGGACTCCCCGAACCGCACCGCTCAATGTCCAACCCTCTGGAcgcggcgacaacgacggctgctgccggcgagctcgcggccccTGTCGCACCCGCGTCCGCGTCTGCACATGCCTTTTCCGCTCATCCATCAGCGCATCCGCACGAGCCAACCATCTCGGAGGAGGCAAGTGCGTATGTGGGGCGCAGCGTAGCCCAGAGCCAGCCGTCGCCAGCTCTGCCCCCATCTCAGCCATCCCAACAGCGCGCAGCCCTCGCGGCTGCGGCTCAGGCCTCGCCGTCTCCCCGGCCACAgggctcgtcggctcgggcaTCATCTCAACCGGCGGCACTGGCCCCACCCAACGcctccggcggcggcggcagtggcggcggcgggtcgactcgtgatgctgctgcttctggtGCTGCTCCCCCTAAACGTATGCGCCAGTATCGCCAGGCTGGCGACTGGATCCTGCAGAAGACACTAGGACAAGGCTCGATGGGCAaggtcaagctcggcgtcaatGTCAACACCCAGGAGAGA TGCGCCGTCAAGATTGTGCCCCGTCACCGCGACGATcccaagtcgtcgtcgcactcgAGCAAGAGCAAGGACGAGTCCAAGGAGATTCGAACAGTCCGAGAAGCCTCCATCTCGCTCCTCCTGCACCACCCCTACATCTGTGGCATGCGCGACTTCCTCGTCCACCACAACCACTACTACATGGTGTTCGAGTACATTGACGGTGGCCAGATGCTCGACTACATCATCGCCCACGGTCgtctgcgcgagcgcgctgccAGAAAGTTTGCCCGACAGATTGGCTCGGCTCTCGACTACtgccaccacaacaacatTGTTCATCGCGACCTCAAGATTGAAAACATCCTCATCTCCAACAATGGCAACATTAAAATTATCGACTTTGGTCTCTCAAACCTCTACTCACCTCGCTCTCACCTCTCAACCTTCTGCGGCAGTCTCTACTTTGCCGCCCCCGAACTGCTCAATGCCAGACTCTACACTGgccccgaggtcgacattTGGTCTTTTGGTATCGTTCTCTACGTCCTCGTTTGCGGCAAGGTTCCCTTTGACGACCAATCCATGCCTGCCCTTCACGCAAAGATCAAGCGTGGTTTGGCAGAGTACCCCGCCTGGCTAAGCAACGATTGCAAGGCCCTCCTCCAGCGCATGCTTAACACCAACCCTGCAGAGCGTGCCACCCTCGCAGAGGTCCTCAACCACCCCTGGATGACAAAAGGATACGACGGCCGGCCCGACTCACACCTTATCCAGCGTGAGCctctgcgcgccgaggatgtcgaCCGTGACGTCGTCAAGCGCATGCAGGGCTTTACGTTTGGCACTCCCGACGAAATCTACGACAACCTCCAAAAGACTCTGCTCAGCGAGCCCTACCTTCGCTGTGTTTCTGCCtgggaggcgaggcgcgagacTCGTCGTGCGAATGCTACCCAGGGCGCCAACGGTTCGAGCCATTCGCCTTCGTCAGCTGCCGGTGCCTCAGGCCTTGACAGCGAGTCGCCAAAGAAGAAGCGCTTCAGCGGGTTTGACCTCAAGAAGAAGCTCttcaaggaggagaagaagccaGAAGAGGTCGTTGTCCCTGCCAAGGAGCCCGTGGACCCCAGCAGCGGGTTCGACCCCCTCATTTCCATCTACTTCCTGGCacgcgagaagaaggagcgTGCCAAGGTCTATGGTGACACACACTTTGCCTCGTCTCGAGCCAGCCTGGATGAagccgcccccaccacgaGCAACTACAACATCAACCTCCCTAATCTTGCGGCTCCACCATCGGCTCATGGCTCTGGCTTCGAGCAGGGCGTCCCCGGCTCTCCTCGCGACAATGCCAACCTGCAACCGCATGGCAGGCTTCCCGGAGGGGAGCTCCCTCCTACTGCTCCTATGCAGCACCCCTCGGCAGATGGCGCCAGGTCCAACAtcgccgacgtgcccgcGGCTGTCCACCGCAGAGGACCTTCTCAggctgcgacggcggcccTGTCTTCGACCTCTCAGCCCCCGATCACCACCGTCCAGCTCACGACTGACAATGTCGACAACAAGCGGCGGTCGTCGCAGGACAACAAGCACGAGCGCCGGACATCGATGGGCTCGCTTTCCAACACGATGGGCCGCACCTCGCTCTCACGGCATACAAGCCAGCGCACGAACACGCCTGCCCAGCCTGTCACCCCTCCCGACTGGTCGACCACGCTTGGTGTCATCCAGGACAAGAGTGGCGGTATCCGACCCGTGGgctcggccgaggtcgacgaggtcgaggctgccgaAGTGGCCATGATCGACGTCAAGAGCGTCTACCTCCGAGGATTGTTCTCGGTGTCGACCACGTCCACCAAGTCGGCCCGCACACTACTTCGCGACATTTCGGGTGTCTTGGAGCGGGTGGGCATCAAGTACAGGCCAATTCGGGGTGGCTTTGAGTGTATTCACGCCCCCTCGATTGACCTGACTAGTGTCGTtcacggcgacgaggcacgCTCATCACTCCATGTGCCTCCTGGTGCCCAGTCTCTTGAGAGCTCGCCGTCCAAGAACAAGCTCGCGCTACGCAAGCCTGAGGCTGTAGCCTCGACAGTGACATCCCGTGGGGACAGCTCTTCGCCAGCCTTGCACGATCGCGGTGGATCGTCTGGCACTGTCGGAGTTGACAGCACTTCGCTGCCCaggcgcgtcgacctcgacgacggcgacgcgtggGGCGCGCAGTTTGGTGCCGGTAGCGCGCTCACTGTAAGGTTTGAAGTGTTTGTTGTCAAG GTTCCATGGCTCCCTCTCCACGGGATCCAGTTCCGACGAGTTGGAGGCGATGGCTGGCAGTACCAGCAGTTGGCAAAGACGATCCTTCGCGAGATGCGATTGTGA